Part of the Haloarcula laminariae genome is shown below.
TAGCTGTACCCCAGCCGCGAGAGCCACACCTCCTGATAGCTCGGGTGGAGCAGGGGAACGACCGGAACACCGAGCGCGTCGCTCCCCCGCGGTTCCAGCACGCTGTCGAGAAAGCCGTCCAGTTCGTCGCCGTCGAGGGCGAAAACCGTCTCCGTGGCGTGCTTGCCGGTCGTGACCACCGCCTGCGGCGTGACGGCCTCGACTTCCGCGACGAGATAGGGCCGGCAGTTGGCCAGTTCCTCGCCCGTCGGGTCCCGGTTCCCCGGCGGATGGCATTTGACGGCGTTCGTGTAGTAGCAGTCCTCGTGGCCGAAGCCGGCGTCCGAGAGGAGAGACCGTATCTTCCGGCCCGAGGCGCGGGAGGTGTAGGCCATCCCCGTCAGGTTGCCGCCCCGCCACTGGTCGGCTCCGGGGTCGCCCTCGGCGGGGGCCTCACCGACGACGACCACGTCGGCGTCGAGCGGTCCGTTCCCCCAGGAGAGACAGGTCCGGCTCTCGACCAGTTCCGGACAGCGGCGGCAGTCGGCGGCGAGGGCGTTCCGGCTGTCGTCGTCGGGAAACGGCGGCATCCAGCGAGTTATTCGTCGGCCAGCTGTCCCGGCGTCCACTCGCCGTCGAACTCCCGGTGGGTAAAGGGCAGCGCGTCCTCGCCGGCGTAGCTGGCGACGAGCTGGCCGTCGCCCTCCAGGTAGTACT
Proteins encoded:
- a CDS encoding uracil-DNA glycosylase translates to MPPFPDDDSRNALAADCRRCPELVESRTCLSWGNGPLDADVVVVGEAPAEGDPGADQWRGGNLTGMAYTSRASGRKIRSLLSDAGFGHEDCYYTNAVKCHPPGNRDPTGEELANCRPYLVAEVEAVTPQAVVTTGKHATETVFALDGDELDGFLDSVLEPRGSDALGVPVVPLLHPSYQEVWLSRLGYSYEGYVEAIGATVKRATDG